From Nymphaea colorata isolate Beijing-Zhang1983 chromosome 6, ASM883128v2, whole genome shotgun sequence, a single genomic window includes:
- the LOC116255714 gene encoding uncharacterized protein LOC116255714, whose amino-acid sequence MEKEVRSLRGSRLPEPDLFLQWGHRKRLRCVKVQVKDEATEKTTFKVDRRVVKADKESPFVLPPSCAGQQHLNRHSRNSESSPLLGMVMKTLGNGDHEKSERQQQGHHQTKVGGGKNGFSAHQDAMVVSTTTTAAAAATTEKKGSNNHSGSNGASGVHHTKETFVWPKFIIALSSKEKEEDFMAMKGTRLPQRPKKRPKSVQRTLNLVSPGSWLCDLSHERYEVREKKTSKKRPRGLKAMGNMDSDSE is encoded by the exons ATGGAGAAAGAGGTGAGGAGTCTTAGGGGTTCCCGACTGCCGGAGCCGGACTTATTCTTGCAGTGGGGCCACCGGAAACGTTTAAGATGCGTCAAAGTCCAGGTTAAGGATGAGGCCACCGAGAAGACCACCTTTAAGGTGGACAGACGCGTCGTGAAGGCCGACAAAGAATCGCCTTTCGTTCTTCCACCGTCGTGCGCAGGACAGCAGCATCTTAACCGGCACTCCAG GAATTCGGAGTCATCACCTCTATTGGGGATGGTGATGAAAACCCTAGGCAACGGCGACCACGAGAAGAGCGAGAGGCAGCAGCAGGGCCACCACCAGACGAAGGTTGGGGGAGGCAAGAACGGATTTTCGGCTCATCAGGACGCCATGGTGGTTTCTACCACCActaccgccgccgctgccgccacGACGGAGAAGAAGGGCTCTAACAACCATAGCGGCAGCAACGGGGCCAGCGGTGTGCATCACACGAAGGAGACGTTCGTGTGGCCGAAATTCATCATCGCCCTTAGCAgcaaggagaaggaggaggattTCATGGCCATGAAGGGCACAAGACTCCCCCAGCGGCCAAAGAAGCGGCCAAAGTCCGTCCAAAGGACGCTCAAC CTGGTAAGCCCAGGCTCATGGCTCTGCGACCTAAGCCATGAGAGGTACGAAGTCCGCGAGAAGAAGACCTCGAAGAAG AGGCCAAGGGGTCTGAAGGCCATGGGGAATATGGACAGCGACTCGGAATAG